A single genomic interval of Epinephelus fuscoguttatus linkage group LG22, E.fuscoguttatus.final_Chr_v1 harbors:
- the kmt2e gene encoding inactive histone-lysine N-methyltransferase 2E, which translates to MSIVIPVGVDTADTSYLDMAAGSEPESVEASPVVVEKSSYPHQIYSSSSHHSHSYIGLPYADHNYGARPPPTPPASPPPSMLIRQGEGGLFVPGGQDEASRGTTLSTSEDGSYGADITRCICGFTHDDGYMICCDKCSAWQHIDCMGIDRQNIPETYLCERCQPRHLDRERAILLQTRKRECLSDGDTSATESGDEVPLELYSTFQHTPTTITLTTGRLGNKQTDKKRKKSGDKEPPASSARAKKAFREGSRKSSRVKGAAPEQEPTEHPSLWENKIKTWMERYEEASSNQYSEDVQVLLRVKEQGDGKSLAYNTHPASFKPPVESQVQKNKKILKAVRDLAPDSLIIEYRGKFMLRQQFEANGYFFKRPYPFVLFYSKFDGLEMCVDARSFGNEARFIRRSCTPNSEVRHVIEDGMLHLYIYSLRPINKGTEITIGFDYDYGSCKYKVDCACVKGNQECPVLKHNLEPTENLVAGGRRRGSRKDKETVRDDQGQNQNMGLDGEGKSKTVGDGKQRKLSPLRLSISNNQDPELYEDLEDRTSVSNEVEMESEEQIAERRRKMTREERKMEAILQAFARMEKREKRREQALERIGSVKTEVGGRSDIKEEPPATPETADSPAVMQPLLEVKEEPGLKPAKVKSSRNRKSFSRNRTHIGQQRRRARTISTCSDLAPGSPTESVEPLTSEAPEGETPTAPEPEAIPAQAPDTSPPHSSSPAPDRNRTGSKNFKTKKHFVSEWVGEKQQDRGAVRTPEPAPERPLRISSDPEVLATQLNALPGMACSPQVYSTPKHYVRFSSPFLVNRSPTTPGVPTGRRRSRELPETPPTTGSCKKRWLKQALEEEGSTSPARRPSLLMPSEGPLSPSINGDSDSPLPYNGTCSLPELPTPLKKRRLSPLDACMSESSTPYGSPCATPTRADQSETPATPVLLATPPRPRTEEPSTEPPPSTPTQTLNALQESESSVENSPEVSRKPSVQEADRPPSLVSSPCVRAPSSDGLPTEAKVSVPESPQPPAAESVDCGEDRGDGVVVEGGSEASSSAETCASSFSGWIKSPDRGPTGPAGLNFSPVNSNLRDLTPSHTLEPLVAPFRPEAAAGAAAGSAAGTGSLVGSQAPFSEGQGQLFYPCSEEGSSLGFSRSLNGDTAGEGGGSAQNPPQKKKVSLLEYRKRQREARRSGSKTECSSPVSTVPPLSVDAFPVVALETASEPPLPPAPTPLCNTNSVVVKEPQTSEEAEAPGEKGEKEGGEGQWTSSTSVEQARERSYHRALLLSKDKDTDGETDGGDTPALRDCPSPSLQKTPTHTPCSPGPLAQPPSRPAKEEDADSQPRTPNPTSQPPGKPAGPKPAPLTPTKLHPTPLPSSPVHYPGSSLLHSPKPQPQGSPYRSQRALFSAQPQNQPQPQAQTGPAPFTQYNTQSAPPPPPPPPPAPPVSSAYFPSQSPSPAGPFPGFKPAVTPPYPPGSQPLMQTIPHSVHYQSSAAPPPPPPPPPHPMPGPTLLHVNLQPPPIQQHQLMLNTAPPPPPPPQGQTSQQQQQPPPAGSTLLSLTPPPPPPPPPPAPSTNAPMQPHHFQNLGAFQPALLHPGATANPSVPPSTYPPPLQQTGLPPPPPPPPQQTQQGQAQAAASQMPSGTRGAPASSTPFHSSGYLSTGWH; encoded by the exons ATGAGCATAGTCATCCCAGTAGGGGTGGACACAGCAGACACCTCATACCTGGACATGGCTGCGGGCTCAGA ACCAGAATCGGTGGAGGCCAGCCCTGTGGTGGTGGAAAAGTCCAGCTACCCACACCAGATctacagcagcagctctcaccATTCCCACAGTTACATTGGCCTGCCTTACGCT GACCATAACTATGGGGCGCGGCCCCCACCCACACCACCGgcctcccctcccccctccatGTTGATCCGACAAGGAGAGGGGGGGTTGTTTGTTCCAGGGGGCCAGGACGAAGCGTCCAGGGGCACCACGCTCAGCACCTCAGAGGATGGCAGCTACGGGGCTGACATCACCCGCTGCATCTGTGGCTTCACCCACGATGACGGCTACATGATCTGCTGTGACAAGTGCAG tgcCTGGCAGCACATAGACTGCATGGGCATCGACAGGCAGAACATTCCTGAGACCTACCTGTGTGAACGCTGTCAACCACGACACCTGGATCGAGAGAGGGCCATCCTACTGCAGACCAGGAAACGAGAATGTTTGTCTG ATGGGGACACCAGTGCTACAGAGAGCGGAGATGAGGTGCCACTAGAGCTGTACTCCACCTTCCAACACACGCCTACCACCATCACCCTCACTACGGGGCGCCTTGGCAATAAGCAGACTGATAAAAAACGTAAAAAGAGTGGTGATAAAGAGCCTCCAGCATCTTCTGCCCGAGCTAAGAAG GCCTTCCGAGAAGGGTCCAGAAAATCCTCCAGAGTAAAG GGTGCAGCTCCGGAGCAGGAGCCGACAGAGCACCCATCTCTGTGGGAGAACAAGATCAAGACGTGGATGGAGCGTTACGAGGAGGCCAGCAGCAATCAGTACAGTGAGGACGTCCAGGTCCTGTTGCGTGTTAAAGAGCAAGGCGACGGGAAGAGCCTGGCGTACAACACGCACCCCGCCTCTTTCAAACCGCCTGTGGAG AGTCAAGTTCAGAAGAACAAGAAGATCCTCAAGGCGGTGCGAGACTTGGCCCCAGACTCCCTCATCATTGAGTACAGGGGAAAGTTCATGCTTCGACAGCAGTTTGAGGCCAACGGATACTTCTTCAAGAG GCCATACccatttgtgttattttattctaaatttgaCGGACTGGAGATGTGTGTGGACGCTCGCAGCTTCGGCAACGAGGCACGCTTCATCCGTCGCTCCTGTACCCCCAACTCTGAA GTGCGGCACGTCATCGAGGATGGCATGCTGCATTTATACATCTACTCACTGAGGCCTATCAACAAAGGCACAGAAATCACCATTGGTTTTGATTATGACTATGGCAGCTG TAAATACAAGGTGGACTGTGCCTGTGTGAAGGGGAACCAGGAGTGCCCGGTGCTCAAGCACAATCTAGAACCCACAGAGAACCTGGTCGCCGGAGGCCGGCGCCGAGGGAGTCGCAAAGACAAGGAGACGGTGCGGGACGACCAGGGCCAGAACCAGAACATGGGTTTGGACGGCGAGGGCAAGAGCAAGACTGTAGGTGACGGCAAACAGAGGAAACTCTCTCCTCTGCGCCTCTCCATCTCCAACAACCAG GATCCTGAGTTATATGAGGATCTAGAAGACAGAACCTCCGTTAGCAATGAAGTAGAGATGGAGTCAGAGGAGCAGattgcagagaggaggaggaagatg ACACGagaagagaggaagatggaggcCATCCTGCAAGCCTTTGCCCGGATGGAGAAGAGGGAGAAACGTAGAGAGCAGGCCCTGGAAAGAATCGGGAGCGTCAAGACGGAGGTCGGTGGCCGCAGTGACATCAAGGAGGAGCCTCCAGCCACGCCGGAGACGGCAGATTCTCCTGCTGTCATGCAG CCACTTCTGGAGGTGAAAGAGGAGCCAGGTTTAAAGCCAGCCAAGGTCAAAAGCTCAAGGAACAGGAAAAGTTTCTCAAGGAACCGCACGCACATCGGCCAACAGCGCCGGCGAGCTCGCACCATCAGCACCTGTTCCGACTTGGCCCCTGGCTCCCCGACTGAGTCGGTGGAGCCTCTGACCAGTGAGGCCCCCGAAGGAGAGACGCCCACCGCACCAGAGCCTGAGGCCATCCCCGCCCAAGCACCGGACACCAGCCCTCCACACAGCAGCTCACCCGCACCTGACAGAAACCGCACCGGGAGCAAGAACTTCAAAACTAAAAAG CACTTTGTGAGTGAGTGGGTGGGAGAGAAACAGCAGGACCGCGGCGCAGTACGGACCCCAGAGCCGGCCCCCGAGAGGCCGCTCAGAATAAGCAGCGACCCCGAAGTACTTGCCACACAGCTCAACGCCCTCCCAGGCATGGCCTGCTCTCCGCAGGTCTACAGCACGCCCAAACACTACGTCCGCTTCTCGTCCCCGTTCCTGGTTAATCGCAGCCCCACTACTCCAGGAGTCCCCACAGGAAGACGGCGCTCTAGAGAACTGCCTGAAACGCCGCCAACCACTGGCTCCTGCAAGAAG CGATGGTTGAAGCAGGCTCTAGAGGAGGAGGGCTCCACCAGCCCAGCCAGACGACCGAGTCTTCTCATGCCCAGTGAGGGTCCCCTCAGCCCCTCCATCAACGGAGACTCTGACAGCCCTCTACCCTACAACGGCACCTGCTCACTACCAG AGTTGCCCACACCTTTGAAAAAGCGCCGGTTGAGTCCGTTAGACGCCTGCATGTCCGAGAGCTCGACACCGTACGGCTCACCTTGTGCCACGCCCACCAGGGCCGACCAATCGGAGACACCCGCAACCCCCGTCTTATTGGCTACCCCACCGCGTCCCCGAACCGAGGAGCCAAGCACAGAGCCCCCACCCAGCACCCCAACGCAGACACTTAACGCCCTTCAGGAG AGTGAATCTTCAGTAGAAAACTCCCCAGAGGTCAGCCGGAAACCCAGCGTGCAAGAG GCCGACCGTCCTCCTTCGTTGGTCTCCTCTCCCTGCGTTAGAGCTCCCAGTTCAGACGGACTCCCAACAGAAGCCAAGGTCTCAGTTCCTGAGAGTCCAcagcctccagctgctgagtCCGTGGACTGCGGAGAGGACCGAGGAGATGGCGTCGTCGTAGAGGGCGGTAGCGAGGCTTCCTCATCCGCAGAAACGTGTgcttcctctttttctggctggATCAAAAGCCCAGACAGAGGCCCGACTGGACCAGCTGGCCTGAACTTCTCTCCAGTCAACTCAAACTTAAGGGACCTCACCCCATCACACACCCTGGAGCCTCTGGTGGCTCCCTTCAGGCCCGAGGCTGCAGCTGGGGCTGCGGCAGGGTCCGCAGCAGGGACGGGGTCGTTGGTCGGCTCTCAGGCCCCCTTCAGTGAAGGCCAGGGGCAGCTCTTTTACCCCTGCTCCGAGGAGGGAAGCTCACTCGGCTTCTCACGTTCACTAAATGGGGACACTGCTGGCGAAGGAGGAGGGTCGGCTCAGAATCCTCCACAGAAGAAAAAG GTTTCCCTGCTAGAATACAGGAAACGTCAGCGAGAAGCTCGTCGCAGCGGCTCCAAGACCGAGTGCAGCTCTCCTGTTTCCACCGTGCCCCCTCTGAGCGTGGACGCCTTCCCCGTTGTTGCGCTGGAGACCGCCAGCGAACCTCCTCTTCCCCCCGCTCCCACTCCTCTCTGCAACACCAACAGCGTCGTCGTGAAAGAGCCGCAGACAAGTGAGGAGGCAGAGGCGCctggagagaaaggagagaaggaaggaggagagggacaGTG GACGTCGTCCACTTCTGTCGAGCAGGCCCGAGAACGCAGCTACCacagagctctgctgctcagcaaagacaaagacacag ATGGTGAGACAGATGGTGGCGATACACCTGCACTGAGAGACTGTCCGTCTCCAAGTCTTCAAAAGACCCCAACCCACACA cCGTGCTCTCCTGGTCCCCTCGCCCAGCCTCCCAGCCGACCAGCGAAGGAGGAAGACGCCGACAGTCAGCCTCGGACGCCAAATCCAACCAGCCAGCCGCCGGGCAAGCCTGCAGGACCTAAGCCGGCTCCTCTGACCCCCACCAAGCTGCATCCCACCCCGTTACCCTCCTCGCCCGTGCACTACCCCGgatcctccctcctccactcgCCCAAGCCTCAGCCTCAGGGCTCTCCCTACCGCAGCCAGAGGGCGCTGTTCTCCGCACAGCCTCAGAACCAACCCCAGCCCCAGGCGCAGACTGGCCCCGCTCCTTTCACCCAGTATAACACACAGAGtgctccaccaccacctccacctcctcccccagCACCACCAGTGTCCTCAGCGTACTTCCCCAGTCAGAGCCCGTCACCGGCCGGACCTTTTCCTGGGTTCAAACCTGCCGTCACGCCCCCGTACCCTCCTGGTTCTCAGCCTCTGATGCAGACTATTCCCCACAGCGTGCACTATCAGAGCTCTGCcgctccaccacctcctcctcctccacccccacACCCGATGCCCGGCCCCACCCTGCTGCACGTAAACCTGCAACCTCCTCCCATCCAGCAGCACCAGCTCATGCTGAACACCGCCCCTCCTCCGCCTCCACCCCCACAGGGCCAGacctcccagcagcagcagcagccgcctCCTGCTGGCAGCACCCTGCTGTCGCTCAcccctcctccgcctcctcctccgcctcccccCGCCCCCTCGACCAACGCCCCGATGCAGCCCCACCACTTTCAGAACTTAGGGGCTTTTCAGCCGGCATTGCTGCACCCAGGCGCCACCGCCAACCCTTCAGTGCCCCCATCGACGTACCCCCCGCCCCTTCAGCAGACTGGACTgcctccacctccccctcctcctccccaacagactcaacaaggcCAGGCCCAGGCCGCCGCCTCCCAGATGCCTTCTGGGACTCGTGGAGCTCCTGCGTCCTCGACCCCCTTCCACAGCTCGGGGTACCTGAGCACAGGGTGGCACTGA